The genomic window GGAAACCTCCGAGAACGGGGCGACCGACACCTTTACGGACACGACCGACAAGGACTGGACCATACAGCAGGAAGTGACTCCGGGCACGATTTCGCGCACGATTGACATTTCTTCTGGTGCACAGGTGGTAAACTTTGCCGAGGGCGAGACGGTGTTGCTGGTAAGCGACTCCTGGCCTGGCAACCAGTGGTGGCATCCGAATATCGTGATGGTGGCCGACGGCCAGGGCCATAGCGTCCCCGCCCTTGCATGGGAATGGGACGTGAACGGCACTACCATGACGGCTACCACGCAGCCGGGTTACTACTTCACCGTGGATATACCCGACACCCCGAACGGAGACAACCGCTACGAAATCCGCGTGACTGCACTCACCGCAGGCACCGCCGTGATTTCTATCGGGTAGTTTTTACTAGCTTTGGCATTGAAATAAAGGACCAAGATGATAAAGGAATTTCAAGTTCAAAATTTTGGCTGTATCGACTCGATCAGGGTTGAAAACCTAAAAGGTATCAACTTGATTGTCGGCCCGAATTCCTGCGGAAAATCGACTTTGCTCAAGGCCCTGTATGCGGCCAAGCGTTCTGCCGAAATTTTCCAGCGCGGAAAGAACGATGAAAGTTATCAAAGGCTGTTGTACAAAAAACTTCGGTGGACTTTTCAGGTGGATTCGCTCCAGTCGCTGATAAAGAGAGATGCTTCGCTGTCGGCCAATGTGCAGTTCAAGGCGGATAAGGCCGAGGTGAATTTTAGCATTGCCAAGAAAGAGGGCCTGGTGTGTTCGCCGTTCTTTAATAAGGTGAAACCGACTCCGGTCAATTCTGTTTTTCTCCCAGCCAAGGAAATTCTTTCTCTCCAAAAGCTCGTCATCAAGACCCATAGCCTGGATATGGAATTTGGCTTTGACGAAACCTATTACGATTTGGCGATGGCGCTGAACTCGCCAACGACAAAGGGCAAGAATCCGGGCGGTTTTGCCAATAGCCGAAAGATGTTGAAAGATATTACCGGTGGCGTGGTCAGTTTTGACGCCAAGGAAAACCGCTGGTTCCTTAAGAAGGATGGACATACATTCCCCATAGAACTTGCATCCGACGGCATCAAGAAAATCGGTATTCTTGACACCCTGCTTGGGAACAGATTCTTGACAAAGTCCTCCGTTGTTTTTATTGACGAACTGGAATCGTCCCTGCACCCTACGGCAATCTCCAAGTTTTTGGATATTGTCTATGAACTTTCTGCATGCGGTGTGCAGTTCATTATTTCTTCGCATTCCTACTTTGTCGTAAAGA from Fibrobacter sp. UWT2 includes these protein-coding regions:
- a CDS encoding ATP-binding protein codes for the protein MIKEFQVQNFGCIDSIRVENLKGINLIVGPNSCGKSTLLKALYAAKRSAEIFQRGKNDESYQRLLYKKLRWTFQVDSLQSLIKRDASLSANVQFKADKAEVNFSIAKKEGLVCSPFFNKVKPTPVNSVFLPAKEILSLQKLVIKTHSLDMEFGFDETYYDLAMALNSPTTKGKNPGGFANSRKMLKDITGGVVSFDAKENRWFLKKDGHTFPIELASDGIKKIGILDTLLGNRFLTKSSVVFIDELESSLHPTAISKFLDIVYELSACGVQFIISSHSYFVVKKLYLLAQKNRQSIPIISLDGGYRVDDLLDGIPEDNQIIAESIRLYEEEIDL